One genomic segment of Bacteroides caccae includes these proteins:
- a CDS encoding PUR family DNA/RNA-binding protein has protein sequence MEDLKKKMSADMNDKEIVFSKSIKAGKRIYYLDVKKNRKDEMFLAITESKKVIMGEGDDSQVSFEKHKIFLYREDFQKFMAGLTEAIDFIDRNDMNDYISRLTQEADMEKEQAAIEEEAKEEKLGSEIKIDIDF, from the coding sequence ATGGAAGATTTAAAAAAGAAAATGAGCGCAGACATGAATGATAAGGAGATCGTATTCTCCAAGTCCATTAAAGCAGGTAAACGCATCTATTACCTCGATGTAAAAAAGAACCGTAAAGATGAAATGTTCCTTGCTATTACAGAGAGCAAAAAGGTGATAATGGGAGAAGGCGATGATTCTCAGGTGAGTTTCGAAAAACACAAGATTTTCTTATATAGAGAAGATTTTCAGAAATTCATGGCAGGATTGACAGAAGCTATCGATTTCATTGATCGCAATGACATGAACGACTATATCAGCCGTTTAACCCAGGAAGCAGATATGGAAAAAGAGCAAGCTGCTATTGAAGAAGAAGCAAAAGAGGAAAAATTGGGGAGTGAAATCAAGATTGA